In the Lujinxingia litoralis genome, one interval contains:
- a CDS encoding DUF3015 family protein, which translates to MRTRATRALRSWRALALMGLLLSALTPPATAWADHNHVSVIMIPGPFMTLTSSTSTTGAAFFAPLFTTVKLVADNGEASEEMVAFLSDHHLDLQQDLALGGGASIDALAHLLDVPQSERQAFGRALFEEREALLNALQVEQVNVEHATRFVHALDHAGVRGQG; encoded by the coding sequence ATGCGAACGCGTGCGACTCGAGCTCTTCGTTCTTGGAGAGCTCTTGCCCTGATGGGGCTTTTGCTCTCGGCACTGACACCACCGGCTACGGCCTGGGCCGATCACAATCACGTCTCCGTGATCATGATTCCGGGGCCCTTTATGACGCTGACCTCGTCGACTTCCACGACCGGGGCAGCGTTTTTTGCGCCCCTGTTTACCACGGTCAAACTCGTCGCCGATAATGGCGAGGCCTCCGAGGAGATGGTGGCATTTTTGAGCGATCATCACCTGGATCTGCAGCAGGATCTTGCCCTGGGGGGCGGTGCATCGATCGATGCGCTGGCTCACCTGCTCGACGTGCCGCAGAGCGAACGCCAGGCCTTTGGTCGGGCGCTCTTCGAGGAGCGCGAGGCGCTTCTCAACGCGTTGCAGGTCGAGCAGGTCAACGTCGAGCACGCCACGCGCTTTGTGCACGCGCTCGATCACGCGGGGGTCCGGGGGCAGGGCTGA
- the mnmE gene encoding tRNA uridine-5-carboxymethylaminomethyl(34) synthesis GTPase MnmE, which produces MMTGSLAPTIAAIATPAGSGGVGIVRVSGGRAEDVLRGLVPDWPREHPSHLLRLSHLYNGEGELIDEALAVIMRGPRSYTGEDVVELQCHGGPIILRRVLDRALELGARIAEPGEFTQRAFLNGRLDLTQAEAVADLVNATTETAHRLALEHLQGSLGNAIGAIVEHLTVAAVLIEAAIDFSHEEHVYQIERDEIGRRIDEASAELQALRAKFDQGRRQREGIRVVILGVTNAGKSTLFNALHGTERAIVTDIEGTTRDFLEEEIHLGGAALRLIDTAGLRETEDRVEAIGIQRSRELGEQADLVLRVIDRSRPLRPDERQALERDRERARPVVLILNKIDLPDGRTDEDRVLCERFEHRVACALGAAVPQGIDALIATLAALAEGLTRGEGVLLSRARHLQGVVGALEALGRARQALDMEMEHELIAIDLREALDALGDITGKVRTDDILQRIFSEFCVGK; this is translated from the coding sequence ATGATGACGGGCAGTCTGGCGCCGACGATCGCCGCCATCGCCACGCCGGCGGGTTCCGGAGGCGTGGGTATTGTGCGGGTGAGCGGGGGCCGAGCCGAAGACGTGCTACGAGGCCTGGTGCCCGACTGGCCTCGGGAGCACCCCTCGCACCTGCTGCGCCTGAGCCATCTTTATAATGGCGAGGGCGAACTGATCGATGAGGCGCTGGCCGTGATCATGCGCGGCCCCCGCAGCTACACCGGCGAAGACGTGGTGGAGTTGCAGTGCCACGGGGGGCCGATCATCCTGCGCCGGGTGCTCGACCGGGCTTTGGAGTTGGGTGCACGCATCGCCGAACCCGGCGAGTTTACTCAGCGCGCCTTTCTCAACGGCCGCCTCGATCTCACTCAGGCCGAGGCGGTGGCCGACCTGGTCAACGCCACCACCGAGACCGCGCATCGTCTGGCACTGGAGCACCTGCAGGGCTCCCTGGGCAACGCGATCGGGGCCATCGTCGAACATCTCACCGTGGCCGCGGTGCTGATCGAGGCCGCGATCGACTTCAGCCACGAAGAGCACGTCTATCAGATCGAACGCGATGAAATCGGCCGCCGGATCGACGAGGCCAGCGCCGAGCTACAAGCGTTGCGCGCGAAGTTCGATCAGGGACGCCGCCAGCGCGAGGGCATCCGCGTGGTCATCCTGGGGGTGACCAACGCCGGAAAATCCACCCTCTTCAACGCGCTCCACGGCACCGAGCGCGCCATTGTGACCGACATCGAGGGGACCACCCGCGACTTTCTCGAAGAAGAGATCCACCTGGGCGGAGCAGCACTGCGACTGATCGATACGGCCGGCCTGCGCGAGACCGAAGATCGGGTGGAAGCCATCGGCATTCAGCGTAGCCGAGAACTCGGTGAGCAGGCCGACCTGGTGTTGAGAGTCATCGACCGCAGCCGTCCGCTTCGGCCCGATGAGCGCCAGGCGCTGGAGCGCGATCGTGAGCGAGCGCGCCCGGTGGTGCTGATCCTCAACAAAATCGATCTTCCAGACGGGCGCACCGATGAGGATCGCGTCCTCTGCGAGCGTTTTGAACATCGCGTCGCTTGCGCCCTGGGCGCGGCGGTGCCTCAGGGCATCGACGCGCTCATCGCCACCCTGGCCGCGCTGGCCGAAGGGCTGACCCGTGGCGAAGGCGTGCTGCTGAGCCGCGCCCGCCATCTGCAGGGCGTGGTGGGAGCCCTGGAGGCGCTGGGGCGTGCCCGCCAGGCGCTGGATATGGAGATGGAACACGAGCTCATCGCCATCGATCTGCGCGAGGCCCTCGACGCGCTGGGCGACATCACCGGAAAAGTGCGCACCGACGACATCCTGCAGCGCATTTTCTCGGAGTTCTGCGTGGGCAAGTGA